The genome window tgacttgagggagtaggacttgtttgtcaatttgctacgtgatttaatgtgcgggtacaacatatagatgaggtgacgagtacttatgcgttgtggttgaatCAAAGCCTGCAGGAGGAATTGTTTCACTGTGAtcaattgcctatttaattaagatattccatcttaagtttattattgattatttgatcattattcatgacattattattgatttaattattgttgaatattgtggaagagtgtaaaagcacgaggggtgatgtcgtgccatttatatAAGCCTTGTCATCGTGAGaaagagtgttaaagcacgaagggtgatgtcgtgccattttcaaagagtataaaaactcgaagggtgatgccgtgccaggagagagttaaagcacgaagggtgatgccatgccaattattattatttatttatcaattcaTGGCAAGAAAGAgagataaagcacgaagggtgatgccgtgccaatcttattatttatttatcaatttacgggaagaatgagagtaaaagcacgaagaatAGTgttgtgccattttcatattgtcagatgctcattttattgttgatgaattaattggctgctacgtgacacttctcctgctgaaattattatatcatccccctttcgcatgttccctcccaaatttataaattgttatttattgtgttattgttgcttcgtacttgtatatacttgtacaggttgtttacatacgtgtcttgtcatagcctcatcactacttcgttgaggttaggcttgacacttacggagtacatggggttggttatacttatactacactctgcactttttgtgcatattttggagttgatcccaacggcgtaccatagacttgctcggattcagatacccagaggagacttgaggtataacagCACAGCGTCCGCAATTTCGatgtccccttctatcttatcgtAGCTGtgtaatatctttcaaataatttgaattttatttagacctttatttgtattattctagtagctcgtgcacttgtgacaccagattcggggatgtattttgatgattcggtagtttTGGTCTtctgcactttatttcagtaattgacttccatttaatttaatttgtttaaaattggttaagattattctaacgttggcttgcctagcaagtgaaatgttaggcgccatcatggtcccgaaggtgggaatttcgggtcatgacaaattggtatcagagcactaggttacttaggtctcatgagtcacgagcaagcttagtagagtctgaaggattggtacggagatgtctatacttatctctcaaaggctatgaagtttaggaacaatgtcacttctttcttattctgtcgtgcaattttattctatcatcgataaatgaaccattctattcttattctctcgcagatggcaagaacacgcaatacatctaccgacggatagggaccagagcccccggtggcaactatgactaggggtagaggccgaggccgatgtcgcaccagaggccgaggcagagctcaagctagagctcgagcagtagcacccgtagtggagcctcaggtggatcttcatgaggaggttccagttcagactataaccattggaccagttcaggtcccggaaggattcataggtACTCCAATGCTTcaagacgctctagtccatttggtgaatcttatggagggcgtggcccagaatggtacatttccagtggcaccagcagtctcacaggctggggaagGAGAACATACTCACACTACTCCCGCTACGGAGTAGAtgactccccagtatcaggctccagcagccctaccggttggggtagttcagccagttgttgcggcacaggccggtgataggcctgccatgtcttcggaggctttattgaggttggacaagtttactaagctctttccaattTACTTCAGTGGTATAtcttttgaggacccacaggattatcttgaccactgccatgagatgttacggaacatgggtatagttgagatcaatggggtcgattttgctgtattttagatgatgggtttcgccaagaggtggtggagagattttatattgaccagaccagctgggtcgcctgcactgacttgggagcagttctcacggctatttctagagaagttcctccctatcacattgagagaggattaccgcaggcaatttgagcatctccagcagggcagtatgattgttactcagtacgagacccgttttaTGGATCTAGCCCagcatgctctccttttacttcctactgagggagagagagtgaggatatttattgatggactcactcaccctattaggCTTCAGATAGCCAAGGATACCGGAAGTAAGATTCCCTTTCAGGCGGCAGCTAAtattgctaggaggatcgagatggttcttgtacAGGAGAGATGGCAGGGGttagataagaggcctcgtcaattTGGTGGGTTTAGTGgtacctcgtctggaggcaggggtaattttggtagaggccatcctccaaGGCAGTTTCATTCaacgctccaggcatcccatagTGCTTCAGGTGGTCACGACCCTCAAGTGTCTTATTCCAACCAGCTAGCTTACAGTCCCCcaccagctcttattagtgcaTCTCCTATTCGGAGTCATCAGAGTGGTTATCCAGATTGACATAGCCAGTTCCagagtcagcagtcacaacagccgagatcctattatacttgtggtgatctgaggcacattgctagattttgccctaggTCTCAGGGCAGCATGCAGCAGTAGGGTTCTCATGCTATGATTCTAGCACCAGCTGTTCCGCCACCTGCTtagccagctaggggcaggggtcagacagctagaggtagaggtcaggtcgtttgaggtggaggccagccagttagaggccatcccagggatgcagttcagagtggtggggcccaaccctgattttatgcttttccagctaggcctgaggccgagtcatctgatgccatgatcacaggtattgttccagttttccatacagatgcttcagttctatttgatccaggatctacttattcctatgtgtcctcctattttgcttcatatctagttgtgcctcatgattctctgAGTACTTTTGTATGTGTGTCCATACTGGTAggagattctattgtggtagatcatgtctattgttcgtgtgtggttactattgggagtcttgagactagcgtggatcttctacttcttgatatggtagattttgatgtcatcttgggtatggattggttgtcaccttatcatgctatattggattgtcacgccaaattagtgaccttagccatgccatgGTTGCCTtaattagagtggaaaggtatTCATGGatattctaccagcagggttatctcttatgtgaaggctcgacgtatggtcgagaatggttgtctagcttatttgactcatattcgcgattctagtgcggatgttccttctatggattcggtcccagttgtccgtgagtttccagatgtatttcctgtagatttacCGGGGATgccccgatagagatattgacctATGCATTGATTTGACTCCGgtcacccagcccatttctattccatatAACATATGGCCCCTCCAAAGTTaaaggaattaaaaaaaaatattataagaattgctttattcgtgaagaagaaagatgggtcgatgagaatgtctatagattatcggcagttgaacaaggacactatcaagaacaagtatctgttgccgagAATTGAGGACGTATtcgattagcttcagggtgccaaggtgttttcaaagatctatttgaggtctggttacaatcagttgaagattagggcatctgatgtctctaaaacagcttttcggactcggtatgggcattatgaattcctagtgatgttatttgggctgacaaatgccctatcagcatttatggatttgatgaatcgggtattcaagccctatttggattcttttgtggttgtattcattgatgatatcttgatttactccagcagtcgagaggagcatgagcagcatcttcggattgtgcttcagactttgaaaaataatcagttatatgccaaatttttgaaatgtgagttttggttagacccAGTTGCCTTTTTAGGGCATGTAGTATCGGCTGAAGGCATAaaagtagatcctaagaagattgaggtagttcagaattggcctaaacctacttaagctacagagatccagagtttcctaggtttggcaggttattatcaccgtttgtggaggggttttcatcatTGCATCCCCATTGAcaaaattgacctagaagggttccccattcagatggtcagacgagtgtgagttgagctttcagaagctcaagattgttttgactatggcaccagtgttggtattacccacaggttcgggatcttatatggtgtattgtgatgcatctcgcattgggcttggtgcagtattgatgcaagatggcagggtgattgcatatgcgtcgcgacagctaaaagttcacgagaagaattatcatgttcatgacttagaattggcagccattgttcatgcctgaAGATTTGGAGTCATTACCTtcacggtgtctcgtgtgaggtatttactgatcatcatagcctacagtatctgttcaaataaaaagatcttaatttgaggcagagaagatggttggagttgttgaaagactatgatatcaccattttgtatcaccccggaaaggccagtgtggtggtcgatgctttgagtagaaaggctgtgagtatgggaagccttacgtatattccggttggtgagaggccattagctgtagatgttcagactttggccaatcaattcATGAGGTTaaatatttcagagcccagtcgggttctagcttgcacagtcgctcgatcttaTTTATATAAGTGTATCAGAGAGCGACAGCATGACTATcctcatttgcttatccttaaggacatggtgtggcATGGTGGTGCCGAGCAGGTTGCTATGGGGGTATATGGagtttgcggatgcagggtcatatttgtgtgcctaacgtggatgggcttcgtgaattaattcttgaagaggcccacagttcccggtattctgttcatccaggttccgccaaaatgtatcaagatttgcggcaacattattggtagagaagaatgaagaaggatatagttgcatatgtagctcggtgtttaaattgtcagcaagtcaagtacgagcatcagagacctggcggtttgcttcagaagttagaaattcctgagtggaagtgggaacgtattactatggattttgttgttggacttccacggactcagagaaagttcgacacagtatgggtcattgtggacaggttgacaaagtcagcacacttcattccagtagtacttacctattcttcagagcggttagcggagatttacatccgcgagactgtccgccttcacggtgtgcccatgtctatcatttctgatcgaggtacgtagttcacctcgcacttctggagggctatacagcatgagttaggcatgcaggttgagttgagtacaacatttcatccatagacagatggacagtcagagcgcactattcaaatattggaagatatgcttcacacttgtgttatagactttggaggttcttcgGATCAGttattgccacttgcggagtttgcctataatatcatctaccagtcgagcattcagatggatccatatgaaGCACTATACGGGAGGTGATgttgttcgccagttggctggtttgaatcgggagaggctcggttgttgggtaccgatttggtacaagatgccttggataaggtcaagattattcaggatcgacttcgcacagctcagtctaggcaaaagagttatgccgaccgtaaagttcgtgatgttgatttcatggttggagaaagaatattgctccaggtttcaactatgaagggtgtaatgaggttcggaaagaagggcaagttgagccctaggtatatcggaccctttgaaattcttgaaagggcgGGCGacgtagcctacaggcttgcactaccacctagtttatcagcagttcatccggtgttccatgtatctatgctccaaaaatatcatggtgatccgtcctaagtgttagatttcagcttagtccagttggacaaggatttgacttatgaggaggagccggtagctattctagcccggcaggtccgatagttgaggtctaagagatATCCATCGGTTcgagtacaatggagaggtcagatgatagaagcatctacctgggagtccgagtcagacatgcggagtagatatccataccttttTACCAGCCTAGGTAATTTTTCTAATtccattcgaggacaaacatttgttttagaggtggagaatgtgatgacccgaaagatcatctttaaatttaatatttatttctgtgttctgagacctcaaatagcaccattcagctttcctagacttgtgtgcgcagtccgcaTAATTGTTTTCgggaagtttttatgtgaaaattgattaaaatgtgaaatggagctttaaaactcacttaagttgactttggtcaatattttgagcaaacaaacccgtatcagtattttgatagttccagtaTATCCGTATCgtaaattgggacttgggcgtatgcccgaaatttaatttggaggtacctagcttgagttatcgccatttattgaaatttgaagcttaaaggcttaaagatttcaaatgtttgaccacaaattgactttcattgatatcagggttggaatctagttctgaaaattgtAATAGgcccgttatatcatttatgacttgtctgcaaaatttgaggtcaatcggacttgatttgataggtttcggcatcgaatgtagaagttgaaatttcttagtttcattaggcttgaatcagggTATAATTCATGtgttagcattgtttgatgtgatttgaggtttcgactaagttcgtataatattttaggacttgttggtatatttggttgaggtcccgggatctcgggtgagtttcggatggttaacggataaaattaggacttagaacaattgaaactttgtgctgcctactgatgcaatcgcacctgcggaaattggctcgcaggtgcgagctcgcataaGCGAGTTGGGCAAGCGTAAAAGCAGGGAGGGGCTGTTAAGGTAGTGTGCGCAGGTGCAGAGATttcgccgcatctgcgaagccgcagaagcggctttgtgatcgcagaagcggaatgcgGAGGGGCAGGCTTCATCACAGAAACAGAcagcttcttcgcagaagcggactgaaTTACGCAGAAGCGTgattagccgcagaagcggcttagtGAGCCGCGGAAGCGAAAGCACTGGACAGATTGCAAAAACAGAGGGTTcagacatttttgtcattttggacatttccaacacggggtGAGGCGAATTTTGAGCAAGAATTCATGGGAAAACCtaaggtaagtcacttatgatcattgttagtcaataatattgaattatcatcgattattccgactagattacgtgtttttgaggtaatattcgaggatttgggcctagggatttgaaaataagatttggggatttgaaggtcgagttaatgtcagaatttggtaaaatttatatggttagactcgtggttgaatgtgcgttcatattttgtaacttttgtcgggttccgagacgtgggccccacgaacaatttttgagttaaatttcggattttaattggaaaatttagtattttcatatggaattgatttctataattcgtgttgagtatattgaattgtttgtgactagattcgaggcattcggacaccaattcacgaggcaaaggtttattgaaatcttgagttggctgcaaatcAAGGTAAGTgacgtggttaatcttgacttgagggagtaggacttgtttgtctatttgctacgtgatttaatgtgcgggtacaatgtatatgtgaggtgacgagtacttatgcgttgtggttgagtcaaagcctGCTGGAGGAATTTGTTCATTGTGattaattgcctatttaattaagatattccatcttaagtttattattgattatttgatcattattcatgacaTTATTactgatttaattattgttgaatattgtggaagagtataaaagcacgaagggtgatgccgtgccatttatattatttatattatccttgtcatggtgagaaagagtgtcaaagcacgaagggtgatgtcgtgctattttcaaagagtgtaaaagcacgaagggtgatgtcataccaggagagagttaaagcacaaagggtgatgccgtaccaattattattatttatttatcaattcaTGGCAAGAAAGAGAgctaaagtacgaagggtgatgtcgtgccaatcttattatttatttatcaatttacgggaagaatgagagtaaaagtacgaagagtggtgccgtgccattttcatattgtcagctgctcattttattgttgatgaattaattagctgctacgtgacacttctcctgcttaaattattatattatcccccttcgcatgtcccctcccaaatttataaattattatttattgtgttattgttgcttcatacatgtatatacttgtacaggttgtttacgtacgtgtcttgtcatagcctcgttactacttcgtcgaggttaggctcgacacttacagagtacatagggtcagttgtactcatactacactatgcacttcttatgcagattttggagttggtcccagcagcgtaccatagacttgctcagattcagctacctagaggagacttgaggtataactacacagcgtccgcagttctgaagtccccttctatcttatcgtagctgtgtattatctttcaaacagcttgaattttattcagacctttatttgtattattttagtagctcgtgcacttgtgacaccagattcagggatgtattttgatgattcggtacttttggtcttccgcactttatttcagtaattgacttccgtttaatttaatttgtttaaaaatggttaagattattctaacgttggcttgcctagcaagtaaaatattaggggccatcacggtcccgaaggtgggaatttcgggtcgtgacaggctGAATCTTCACCCACTCATGTTGGTTTGATTGAAGAAACAAGAGTTATGGTAGTGTGGAGTGAGGAATCTGATGGAGAGGAAGAAAGTATGAGAGAAAAAGGGGGTAGTGGTTTGGAGAAGCTGCTGAAGGGTTGGTTAGATTGGCGAAGAATATTCAAGAACCTGTTCCATAAGTACAGGAACCCCTCGAAGATCTACTGAAATGTGTGTCTGATAACTATAATCCAAAAAGGAAGAAGAATTCAGGAGTTAAAATCCTTGGAACTGCTAGGGCAAACAAAAAGAGAAAGGCTACCTCTTCTATCTTTGTAGAGACTCCTCCCacaagaggaagagctacaaggaatcataagaagcagagtgaggctgaACTTGATAATGCCTTAAAAGAAAGTTAAAGAAAAGTTGTTGCAAAGGGAAAGAAGAAAGTAAGTGATATGTTGAGGCAGTTAAAATTGAGGAGATGGACCTTGTCCTTCATGATGAAGAGGAAGCAGAAGAGGTGGAGGCTGTGACTCCAAAGGTAAAGAAAATAAAGACTTCCAAAAAGAAGTCTCCTTCGAAGACAAAGTCTGCAGAGCCCTCTACCTTAGCAAAAAGAACCAGGTCTGCCTTGAAGTCTAGAAAAGTGAAAGTAGTGGAGGAAGAAgagagtgaagaagaagaagaatctgatGCAGAGAAGGACAAGATGGTTAAGTTTGGGGAAAGAACAATCTTGAAAGGTAGACTCCTCAACgacttggaggaggaaggcaTGATGCTGCTGCTGGAAAAACTACAACTGCAGGGTTGGAAGGAgatggtccttcagatggatggaaagcttgccagatctgagattgtggagttcatgGCAAATTGTGAGATCAAAAATGGCAGAGTCACTAGTGTAGTGAAGAGAGTGACTATGATCTTCGACGACAAAGAATTGGGAGAGATTCTGGGTGTACCTGCTGAAGGGTATAATGATTACAGAAAGCTCAAATGGCCAAGTCTAGAGAACCTCCCTACCTCCCTTGCCATTACAAGGAAGTTTGCTGACAATGAGTTAGAGCTAGAGGCCAAGGTTGtatacaaaagtgagatgaagccaccccaTAAAGTGCTGTTTGAATTTGTTAACAAGGTTGTGCTGCCCAGGCAGGAAAGAAGGCATATTGTCACATTCATGGACCTGGACCTTATGGAATGTCTGGACAGTGAAAGGCAAATAAATTGGCATAAGTTTATCATCCACcttcttgatagggttctaaCTGGCACCAAAACTCATACCATACCCTATGGTTTCATTCTCACGGCTGTAGTTGCTCACTTCAAGGTATTCCTCAAGAAATAGGAAGTTGGTAATACCAAGGATCACTTTGGGACAAACACCTTGACTgcatgtgactatgaagtccacacTACTCCCAAAGAACCTGATTCATCCAAGAAGGTGCCTGTGAATAACAAAGTGCGAGCTTTGGTACAAGAGAGTAGGGCTAAGGATGATGAGATTAAGAGGCTGAAGAAGAGGATGGCTGAAGTAGAAACTGAGAGGGATGCTCTCAGGGCTGAGCTtgcaaaggagaaggagaagaatgaaGGCATTCTTTATGA of Nicotiana tomentosiformis chromosome 7, ASM39032v3, whole genome shotgun sequence contains these proteins:
- the LOC138896269 gene encoding uncharacterized protein, with protein sequence MDLVLHDEEEAEEVEAVTPKVKKIKTSKKKSPSKTKSAEPSTLAKRTRSALKSRKVKVVEEEESEEEEESDAEKDKMVKFGERTILKGRLLNDLEEEGMMLLLEKLQLQGWKEMVLQMDGKLARSEIVEFMANCEIKNGRVTSVVKRVTMIFDDKELGEILGVPAEGYNDYRKLKWPSLENLPTSLAITRKFADNELELEAKVVYKSEMKPPHKVLFEFVNKVVLPRQERRHIVTFMDLDLMECLDSERQINWHKFIIHLLDREVGNTKDHFGTNTLTACDYEVHTTPKEPDSSKKVPVNNKVRALVQESRAKDDEIKRLKKRMAEVETERDALRAELAKEKEKNEGILYDMLKLFPARNQDPGLPKDVKLRPTVGGKDLPIESLAPVQAREKKRMRDLSSPSSEKKKLRRRLDLVLHHETFLRYPDELNQLKVEVKKLAEKRDTYKHLSEQREGEAKSLRAELDAARKEHADLVEQVKIFEVSDHELDKVTNGQNPQVQQKIDRINQLRVERDIIKVEAKEWKGKMDRLALKNETTQEQLVSAEAQLRAMREKAEARSQKIEELQSQLSSVVANRETLAKELKAAKTMAKITKDDADEMGAQYKADAEAAHDRLKDIVEYVKWQSRREAFEEVHTRGFDLSAEIESDKGLEAEAKKLAYPEEYEDSEGSSGSEGEEEPDGSNDEAGSGKDQAV